Proteins from one Deinococcus actinosclerus genomic window:
- a CDS encoding PP2C family protein-serine/threonine phosphatase — protein sequence MRAPATPSLTSGLLTDVGRQRQGGVNQDAALALDLPQGGLYAVADGMGGHAAGELAANLALDALSQHYLDGRGAPPHRLAQAVQAANLAVLRHAVGEYVGMGTTLLAALIDRGAVLIAHVGDSRAYLLRGGELHRLTEDHSWVAEQVRLGHMTEAEARDHQWRSVVSNALGGEERVRLELHGLPTQPGDRLLLCSDGLSSVVTDQELCAILARPLPPDTITRLLVNAANDGGGPDNITALIVDIHRDARLPGYALPPRREDGPMYVDVLLTTQRGNSLMTYLLLMIAYFTLLGIMLVPERRSLIGLLGTSLLLVLLIGQRLTQRRRTQHPLGAPAATLGVPAPASPRESVSQPR from the coding sequence ATGCGCGCCCCCGCGACGCCCTCCCTGACGTCCGGTCTGCTGACCGACGTCGGTCGGCAGCGGCAGGGCGGCGTGAACCAGGACGCCGCCCTGGCCCTGGACCTGCCCCAGGGCGGCCTGTACGCCGTCGCCGACGGCATGGGCGGCCACGCCGCCGGGGAACTCGCGGCCAACCTCGCCCTGGACGCCCTGAGCCAGCACTACCTGGACGGGCGCGGCGCGCCGCCGCACCGGCTGGCCCAGGCGGTGCAGGCCGCGAACCTCGCCGTGCTGCGCCACGCGGTCGGGGAGTACGTCGGCATGGGGACCACGCTGCTGGCCGCCCTGATCGACCGGGGCGCCGTGCTGATCGCGCACGTCGGGGACTCGCGCGCGTACCTGCTGCGCGGCGGGGAACTGCACCGCCTGACCGAGGATCACTCCTGGGTGGCCGAACAGGTGCGCCTGGGCCACATGACCGAGGCCGAGGCGCGCGACCACCAGTGGCGCAGCGTCGTCAGCAACGCCCTGGGCGGCGAGGAGCGCGTGCGGCTGGAACTGCACGGCCTGCCCACCCAGCCCGGCGACCGCCTGCTGCTGTGCAGTGACGGCCTGAGCAGCGTCGTCACGGATCAGGAGCTCTGCGCGATCCTGGCCCGTCCCCTGCCGCCCGACACCATCACCCGCCTGCTCGTGAACGCCGCGAACGACGGCGGCGGCCCGGACAACATCACCGCGCTGATCGTCGACATTCACCGCGACGCGCGCCTGCCCGGCTACGCCCTGCCCCCCCGGCGCGAGGACGGGCCCATGTACGTCGACGTGCTCCTGACCACGCAGCGCGGCAACAGCCTGATGACCTACCTGCTGCTCATGATCGCGTACTTCACGCTGCTGGGCATCATGCTGGTGCCCGAACGGCGCAGCCTGATCGGCCTGCTGGGCACCAGCCTACTGCTCGTCCTGCTGATCGGGCAGCGGCTCACGCAGCGGCGCCGCACGCAGCACCCGCTGGGCGCGCCCGCCGCCACGCTGGGCGTCCCTGCCCCGGCCAGCCCGCGCGAGAGCGTCAGCCAGCCCCGCTAG
- a CDS encoding GIY-YIG nuclease family protein produces the protein MTPDKPYYVYALKDPRQHPARPFYIGKGTGTRAHDHLIRPDHTPKGDRIREIEGAGAQVLVSYLVEHLTEPEALRLEAKLIAAFGTQASGGLLTNTVLPSGLGGKERPGLTVPAGVPEKAQVGLTLLKDAVLEFAQANPGGVKNAEVASLLGLRSDYGGGSKDYLSYSLLGLLMREGRIGRSGKGRHVAQVK, from the coding sequence GTGACGCCGGACAAGCCGTACTACGTGTACGCCCTCAAGGACCCGCGCCAGCATCCGGCGCGGCCCTTCTACATCGGCAAGGGCACCGGCACGCGCGCCCACGATCACCTGATCCGCCCGGACCACACCCCCAAGGGTGACCGCATCCGCGAGATCGAAGGGGCGGGCGCGCAGGTCCTCGTGAGCTATCTGGTGGAGCACCTGACCGAACCCGAGGCGCTGCGGCTGGAAGCGAAACTGATCGCGGCGTTCGGCACGCAGGCCAGCGGCGGCCTCCTGACGAATACCGTGCTGCCCTCGGGTCTGGGGGGCAAGGAGCGGCCCGGCCTGACCGTGCCCGCCGGCGTGCCGGAGAAGGCGCAGGTGGGCCTGACGCTGCTCAAGGACGCCGTGCTGGAGTTCGCGCAGGCCAACCCGGGCGGCGTGAAAAACGCCGAGGTGGCCAGCCTGCTGGGCCTGCGCAGCGACTACGGCGGCGGCTCGAAGGACTACCTCTCGTACAGCCTGCTGGGGCTGCTGATGCGCGAGGGCAGGATCGGACGCAGCGGCAAGGGACGGCACGTGGCGCAGGTGAAGTGA
- a CDS encoding carboxypeptidase M32: MTQHETWVALRAHWQELADLGGTLALLGWDQSTYLPRGGAAGRARQRALLSGLRHARATDAGYGRLLDAAGALDLGPTEARMLTVARRDFERATRLPGEFVQASAQHAGESYAAWVEARPANDWARVVPLLERTLDLSVQRAAFFPEFADPMDVFVDASDEGMTAAQVDAVFAELRRELVPLVDAVTAAPAPRMDFLAREYPIPTQLRLGEEIGALYGYDFTRGRQDLTAHPFMTRLGARDVRITTRAQLADPTDALYSTLHEVGHALYEQGVAEDLLDTPLGGGVSAGVHESQSRLWENLVGRSRAFWAGQFGRFRDAFPEQLRDVTEEEMFRAVNVVRRSLIRTDADELTYNLHVITRYELERQLLGGSLAVCDLADAWHAAYEANLGLRAPSHADGVLQDVHWFSGGIGGVFQGYTLGNVLSAQFYAAARAANPDLDGDIARGEFGRLHGWLREHVYAPGRTFTPNELVQRATGQEMTAAPYLAYLRGKYTDLYGL, translated from the coding sequence ATGACACAGCATGAGACGTGGGTGGCCCTGCGGGCGCACTGGCAGGAGCTGGCGGACCTGGGCGGAACCCTGGCGCTGCTGGGGTGGGATCAGAGTACGTACCTGCCGCGTGGGGGGGCGGCGGGGCGGGCGCGGCAGCGGGCGCTGCTGTCGGGCCTGCGGCACGCGCGGGCGACGGACGCGGGGTATGGGCGGCTGCTGGATGCGGCGGGCGCGCTGGATCTGGGGCCCACGGAGGCGCGGATGCTGACGGTGGCGCGGCGGGACTTCGAGCGGGCGACGCGCCTGCCGGGTGAGTTCGTGCAGGCGTCGGCGCAGCATGCCGGTGAGAGTTACGCGGCGTGGGTGGAGGCGCGGCCTGCGAACGACTGGGCGCGAGTGGTGCCGCTGCTGGAGCGGACGCTGGACCTGAGCGTGCAGCGCGCCGCGTTCTTCCCGGAGTTCGCGGATCCGATGGATGTCTTCGTGGACGCCTCGGATGAGGGGATGACGGCCGCGCAGGTGGACGCGGTGTTCGCCGAGTTGCGCCGCGAGCTGGTGCCGCTGGTGGACGCGGTCACGGCGGCCCCGGCGCCCCGCATGGATTTCCTGGCGCGCGAGTACCCGATTCCCACCCAGTTGCGGCTGGGTGAGGAGATCGGGGCGCTGTACGGGTACGATTTCACGCGGGGCCGGCAGGATCTGACGGCGCATCCGTTCATGACACGGCTGGGCGCGCGGGACGTGCGGATCACGACGCGGGCGCAACTGGCGGACCCCACGGACGCGCTGTACTCCACGCTGCACGAGGTGGGGCACGCGCTGTACGAGCAGGGCGTGGCGGAGGACCTGCTGGATACCCCGCTGGGCGGCGGCGTGAGTGCCGGGGTGCACGAGAGCCAGTCGCGGCTGTGGGAGAACCTGGTGGGTCGCTCGCGGGCGTTCTGGGCGGGGCAGTTCGGGCGTTTCCGCGACGCCTTCCCCGAACAGCTGCGTGACGTGACGGAGGAGGAGATGTTCCGCGCGGTGAACGTGGTGCGCCGCAGCCTGATCCGCACGGACGCGGACGAGCTGACGTACAACCTGCACGTGATCACCCGCTACGAGCTGGAGCGGCAGCTGCTGGGCGGCTCGCTGGCGGTCTGCGATCTGGCGGACGCGTGGCATGCGGCCTACGAGGCGAACCTGGGCCTGCGCGCGCCCAGTCACGCGGACGGGGTGCTCCAGGACGTGCACTGGTTCAGCGGCGGGATCGGCGGGGTGTTCCAGGGATACACGCTGGGCAATGTGCTGAGCGCCCAGTTCTACGCGGCGGCCCGGGCGGCGAACCCGGACCTGGACGGGGACATCGCGCGCGGAGAGTTCGGGCGCCTGCACGGCTGGCTGCGCGAGCACGTGTACGCGCCGGGGCGGACGTTCACACCGAACGAACTGGTGCAGCGCGCGACCGGGCAGGAGATGACGGCCGCGCCGTACCTCGCCTACCTGCGCGGGAAGTACACGGACCTGTACGGCCTGTAG
- a CDS encoding bifunctional nicotinamide-nucleotide adenylyltransferase/Nudix hydroxylase codes for MLEALQSVQKLIVVIGSARAARNIKNPFTAEERQDLISAMLQGAGIPKTRVLFVHVRDYYYNEALWLSEVQAGVTAHTRGSSDVALIGHIKDESSYYLRSFPAWEFIPTHVVSPLSATDVRRAYFEGHLDTVQGMVPPAVHAFLTSFQTTPDYRDLRDEYEYLARYRAAWKDAPYPPIFVTTDAVITRSGHVLLVRRGGLPGRGRLAMPGGFLEQKENLLDCCVREVQEETGLGSGLDLKAALRAQAVFDYPDRSLRGRTITHAFHFDLGIGQLPRLSGGSDASEALWMPLSDILASPELFFEDHHAIIEHFVMRG; via the coding sequence ATGCTCGAAGCGCTCCAGAGCGTGCAGAAGCTCATCGTGGTCATCGGCAGCGCCCGCGCCGCGCGCAACATCAAGAACCCCTTCACCGCCGAGGAACGCCAGGACCTCATCAGCGCCATGCTCCAGGGCGCCGGCATCCCAAAAACCCGCGTGCTGTTCGTGCACGTCCGCGACTACTACTACAACGAGGCCCTGTGGCTCAGCGAGGTCCAGGCCGGCGTGACCGCCCACACGCGCGGCAGCAGCGATGTCGCCCTCATCGGCCACATCAAGGACGAGAGCAGCTACTACCTGCGCTCCTTCCCCGCCTGGGAATTCATTCCCACCCACGTCGTCAGTCCGCTCAGCGCCACCGACGTCCGCCGCGCCTACTTCGAGGGGCACCTGGACACCGTGCAGGGCATGGTGCCCCCCGCCGTCCACGCCTTCCTGACCTCCTTCCAGACCACCCCCGACTACCGCGACCTGCGCGACGAGTACGAGTACCTCGCCCGCTACCGCGCCGCCTGGAAGGACGCCCCTTACCCCCCCATCTTCGTCACGACCGACGCCGTCATCACCCGCAGCGGCCACGTCCTCCTCGTGCGGCGCGGCGGGCTGCCCGGCCGGGGCCGCCTCGCCATGCCCGGCGGGTTCCTGGAGCAGAAAGAAAACCTCCTCGACTGCTGCGTCCGCGAGGTGCAGGAGGAAACCGGCCTGGGCAGCGGCCTTGACCTGAAAGCCGCGCTGCGCGCCCAGGCGGTCTTCGACTACCCCGACCGCAGCCTGCGCGGCCGCACCATCACCCACGCCTTCCACTTCGACCTCGGCATCGGGCAGCTCCCACGCCTCAGCGGCGGCAGCGACGCCAGCGAGGCCCTCTGGATGCCCCTGAGCGACATCCTGGCCAGCCCCGAACTGTTCTTTGAGGACCACCACGCCATCATCGAACACTTCGTCATGCGCGGGTAA
- a CDS encoding carbohydrate ABC transporter permease has product MYALLVLAALFFLVPVYLLVATALKSPDDINLSTTWHWPAALNWASFSDAWSKIGGNVLNSLFLAVTATLFSALLGSLNGYALSKWKFRGANTLFALMLFGMFIPYQAVLIPLFQFIKSLGLYGSIWGLILAHVVYGIPITTLIFRNFYADVPDALIEAATIDGAGFWQIYGRVIFPISIPGFVVVIIWQFTQVWNEFLFAATLTNTTSQPVTYALSQLAGGQAVSWNLPMAGAILAALPTLLVYILLGRYFVRGLLAGSVKG; this is encoded by the coding sequence ATGTACGCCCTGCTCGTGCTGGCCGCGCTGTTCTTCCTGGTGCCGGTGTACCTGCTCGTCGCCACCGCGCTGAAAAGCCCGGACGACATCAACCTCTCCACCACCTGGCACTGGCCCGCCGCGCTGAACTGGGCGAGCTTCAGCGACGCCTGGAGCAAGATCGGCGGCAACGTCCTGAACAGCCTGTTCTTGGCCGTCACCGCCACCCTGTTCAGCGCCCTGCTGGGCAGCCTGAACGGCTACGCCCTGAGCAAGTGGAAGTTCCGGGGCGCCAACACCCTGTTCGCGCTGATGCTCTTCGGGATGTTCATCCCGTACCAGGCCGTGCTGATCCCGCTGTTCCAGTTCATCAAGAGCCTCGGCCTGTACGGCAGCATCTGGGGCCTGATCCTGGCGCACGTCGTGTACGGCATTCCCATCACCACCCTCATCTTCCGTAATTTCTACGCCGACGTGCCCGACGCCCTGATCGAGGCCGCCACCATCGACGGCGCGGGCTTCTGGCAGATCTACGGCCGGGTCATCTTCCCGATCAGCATCCCCGGCTTCGTCGTCGTGATCATCTGGCAGTTCACCCAGGTCTGGAACGAATTCCTGTTCGCCGCCACCCTGACCAACACCACCAGCCAGCCCGTCACGTACGCCCTGTCGCAGCTGGCCGGGGGACAGGCCGTCAGCTGGAACCTGCCCATGGCGGGCGCGATCCTCGCCGCACTCCCCACCCTGCTCGTGTACATCCTGCTGGGCCGCTACTTCGTGCGCGGCCTGCTCGCCGGGTCCGTCAAGGGCTGA
- a CDS encoding RidA family protein, whose protein sequence is MKDIIQTPDAPAAIGPYSQATVFGNLVVTSGQIPLTPDGTLVEGGITEQTEQVIANLKAVLAAAGTDLARVVKTTVFLADMNEFAAMNAVYETHFPAPYPARSTVQVARLPRDVRVEIEVLAERH, encoded by the coding sequence ATGAAAGACATCATCCAGACCCCGGACGCCCCCGCCGCGATCGGCCCCTACAGCCAGGCCACCGTCTTCGGGAACCTGGTCGTCACCAGCGGCCAGATTCCCCTGACCCCCGACGGCACCCTGGTCGAGGGCGGCATCACCGAGCAGACCGAGCAGGTCATCGCGAACCTGAAAGCCGTGCTGGCCGCCGCCGGCACCGACCTCGCGCGGGTCGTGAAGACCACCGTGTTCCTGGCCGACATGAACGAGTTCGCCGCCATGAACGCCGTGTACGAGACGCACTTCCCCGCCCCGTACCCCGCGCGCAGCACCGTGCAGGTCGCCCGCCTGCCCCGCGACGTCCGCGTGGAGATCGAGGTGCTGGCCGAACGCCACTGA
- a CDS encoding DUF1206 domain-containing protein, which yields MADLKHLGQQTASTLKSGVDDAQQAAAHATRHAAPWLEALARFGYASKGVVYGTVGLLALSVALGRGGATTDTKGALLRLQDLPAGTLLMWLLTLGLIGYALWQLIRAALDPEGQGHEAKGIVKRAGYTFSGFANLGLAFFTARLALIGNATRSQNSEEQVAGTVLNLPGGQLWLALGGLILLVIAGSQLYTAYGAKFMKRVVFTDLPQRTCDLLKRTGQVGIASRGVLMVIIGVFALLAAWHRKASETVGISEALTWLRTQPSGNLLLGAVALGTLCYGVWCVVQARYRRIRIEGAA from the coding sequence ATGGCAGACCTCAAACACCTGGGCCAGCAGACGGCCAGCACCCTGAAAAGTGGCGTGGACGACGCGCAGCAGGCCGCCGCCCACGCCACCCGACACGCCGCGCCCTGGCTGGAAGCCCTGGCCCGCTTCGGGTACGCCAGCAAGGGCGTCGTGTACGGCACCGTCGGCCTGCTGGCCCTGAGCGTCGCGCTGGGCCGCGGCGGGGCCACCACCGACACGAAAGGTGCCCTGCTGCGGCTCCAGGACCTGCCCGCCGGGACGCTGCTGATGTGGCTGCTCACGCTGGGCCTGATCGGCTACGCGCTGTGGCAGCTGATCCGCGCCGCCCTGGATCCCGAAGGGCAGGGGCATGAAGCCAAGGGGATCGTCAAGCGCGCCGGGTACACCTTCAGCGGCTTCGCGAACCTCGGGCTGGCGTTCTTCACCGCCCGGCTCGCGCTGATCGGGAATGCCACCCGCTCGCAGAACAGCGAGGAGCAGGTGGCGGGCACCGTCCTCAACCTCCCCGGCGGGCAGCTGTGGCTGGCGCTGGGCGGCCTGATCCTGCTCGTGATCGCGGGCAGCCAGCTCTACACCGCCTACGGCGCGAAATTCATGAAACGGGTGGTCTTCACCGACCTGCCGCAGCGCACCTGCGACCTCCTGAAACGCACCGGGCAGGTCGGCATCGCCTCGCGCGGCGTGCTGATGGTCATCATCGGCGTGTTCGCGCTGCTGGCCGCGTGGCACCGCAAGGCCAGCGAGACCGTGGGGATCAGCGAGGCCCTGACCTGGCTGCGCACCCAGCCCAGCGGCAACCTGCTGCTCGGCGCCGTGGCGCTGGGCACGCTGTGCTACGGCGTGTGGTGCGTCGTGCAGGCCCGCTACCGCCGCATCCGGATCGAGGGCGCTGCCTGA
- a CDS encoding Sir2 family NAD-dependent protein deacetylase, translated as MDLAAARAALHSATRVAVLTGAGVSAESGIPTFRDAQTGHWARFRPEDLASPPAYRRDPEMVWEWYAGRYRDVLAAQPNGAHDLLARLEAQKGPGFFLATQNVDGLHHRAGSGTHGGQVVELHGNLLSGRDEVTGQTFPLPAPAELVTPPTSPLGNRMRPNVVWFGEYLPEDALEAAQDAFAAAQVALVIGTSGAVYPAAGLAAETLRRGGIAIEINPTETEISHQMTYVIRDVASRGLAALLG; from the coding sequence ATGGATCTCGCTGCTGCCCGCGCCGCCCTGCACTCTGCCACCCGCGTTGCCGTGCTGACCGGCGCGGGCGTCAGTGCCGAGAGCGGCATTCCCACCTTCCGGGACGCGCAGACCGGGCACTGGGCGCGCTTCCGGCCCGAGGACCTCGCCAGTCCGCCCGCGTACCGCCGCGATCCCGAGATGGTCTGGGAGTGGTACGCGGGCCGCTACCGCGACGTGCTCGCGGCGCAGCCGAACGGCGCGCACGACCTGCTGGCACGGCTGGAGGCGCAGAAGGGGCCAGGGTTCTTCCTCGCCACGCAGAATGTGGACGGCCTGCACCACCGCGCGGGCAGCGGCACGCACGGCGGGCAGGTCGTGGAACTGCACGGCAACCTCCTCAGCGGCCGGGACGAGGTGACGGGGCAGACGTTCCCCCTCCCCGCGCCCGCCGAACTGGTCACGCCGCCCACCTCCCCGCTCGGGAACCGCATGCGGCCCAACGTCGTGTGGTTCGGCGAGTACCTGCCGGAGGACGCCCTGGAAGCCGCGCAGGACGCCTTCGCCGCCGCGCAGGTCGCGCTGGTCATCGGCACGAGCGGCGCCGTGTATCCCGCCGCCGGACTGGCCGCCGAAACGCTGCGGCGCGGCGGAATCGCCATCGAGATCAACCCCACCGAGACCGAAATCTCACACCAGATGACCTACGTCATCCGGGACGTCGCGTCACGCGGACTCGCCGCACTGCTGGGATGA
- a CDS encoding YbjN domain-containing protein: MTRTLLAATLLLSLTAPAVAGGAAAPVTQVQPATPAAVMAALKAAGYKVTMEPAQADRDPTMTFTSGGHEVQVWLSSCKNGVCSRATASTSWDYSDAGELDTGLVNEWNGNYYTQAYTYEGSYYLDSTLAIRGGFTQATVKAWIADYLDDVSAFEDELPGD; the protein is encoded by the coding sequence ATGACCCGCACCCTGCTGGCCGCCACCCTCCTCCTCTCCCTCACCGCGCCCGCTGTCGCCGGGGGCGCCGCCGCGCCCGTCACGCAGGTGCAGCCCGCCACGCCCGCCGCCGTCATGGCCGCCCTGAAAGCCGCCGGGTACAAGGTCACCATGGAACCCGCCCAGGCCGACCGCGACCCCACCATGACCTTCACGAGCGGCGGGCACGAGGTCCAGGTGTGGCTCAGCTCCTGCAAGAACGGCGTGTGCAGCCGCGCCACCGCCAGCACCTCCTGGGACTACAGCGACGCCGGGGAACTCGACACCGGCCTCGTGAACGAGTGGAACGGCAACTACTACACCCAGGCCTACACCTACGAGGGCAGCTATTACCTCGACAGCACCCTGGCCATCCGCGGCGGGTTCACGCAGGCCACCGTGAAGGCCTGGATCGCCGATTACCTGGACGACGTGAGCGCCTTCGAGGACGAACTGCCGGGCGACTGA
- a CDS encoding HD domain-containing phosphohydrolase, with protein MWISLPCGNPDALSRTERQHWERELSRADHQSRQARDTGNDPHLAAALLTRGAALNRLGRSREALDALLESVAYLGHDPYTQACAWREAACVHLNLANDAEAQEYLALALRLARDASHLTLQLDLLDDLAALHAALGDVHAACDTLRASLHLRRQHAQPGLTRTLVRLTLTELDLPPPERPTEALTGHTRELAALAPHDPLGGESWAALAHAHLHLDDPQAALHAAAQADPLLSASGQTRAALRVMADHARAHLRLGQPDQARHLLEAALRDPAAPTHPQEHAALHLAASELYEQLGEYARALRHHHQYHQLDRDERRAHQRERTRAAQARVALDVTRHETRLHRQRNDELEALVQARTQELRRSQRAVIDLLASAAEFRDAPLGPHTRWVGDATTAVALHLGCAPAHAEELGLAARLHDVGKIGIPDAILLKAGPLTPQERETIASHTRLGSQLLTQPGAADGGPLLRLAAQIALSHHECWDGSGYPHALRGPDIPLGGRIVRVVDTFDALVSARPYKPAWTDAEALSHLRQHAGTLFDPACVQALGDLHARGGLPARDGT; from the coding sequence ATGTGGATCAGTCTTCCCTGCGGCAACCCGGACGCCCTGAGCCGGACGGAACGTCAGCACTGGGAACGCGAACTGAGCCGCGCCGACCACCAGAGCCGTCAGGCCCGCGACACCGGGAACGACCCGCACCTCGCGGCCGCCCTGCTGACCCGGGGCGCCGCGCTGAACCGCCTGGGGCGCTCCCGTGAGGCCCTGGACGCCCTGCTGGAGAGTGTCGCCTACCTGGGACACGACCCGTACACCCAGGCCTGCGCGTGGCGGGAAGCGGCCTGCGTCCACCTGAACCTCGCCAACGACGCCGAGGCGCAGGAGTACCTGGCGCTGGCCCTGCGCCTCGCCCGGGACGCCAGCCACCTCACGTTGCAGCTGGACCTGCTCGACGATCTGGCGGCCCTGCACGCCGCGCTGGGTGACGTGCACGCCGCCTGCGATACCCTGCGCGCCAGCCTGCACCTGCGCCGCCAGCACGCCCAGCCCGGCCTGACCCGCACCCTGGTGCGCCTCACCCTGACCGAACTCGACCTGCCCCCCCCGGAGCGCCCCACCGAGGCCCTGACCGGGCACACCCGGGAACTCGCGGCCCTGGCCCCCCACGATCCGCTGGGTGGCGAGAGCTGGGCCGCCCTGGCCCACGCCCACCTGCACCTGGACGACCCGCAGGCCGCGCTGCACGCCGCCGCCCAGGCCGATCCGCTGCTGAGCGCCAGCGGCCAGACCCGCGCCGCCCTGAGGGTCATGGCCGACCACGCCCGCGCGCACCTGCGCCTGGGCCAGCCCGACCAGGCCCGGCACCTGCTGGAGGCCGCCCTGCGCGACCCGGCCGCGCCCACCCACCCGCAGGAACACGCCGCGCTGCACCTGGCTGCCAGTGAACTGTACGAACAGCTCGGAGAGTACGCGCGGGCGCTGCGCCACCACCACCAGTACCACCAGCTGGACCGGGACGAGCGCCGCGCCCACCAGCGCGAACGCACCCGCGCCGCCCAGGCCCGCGTGGCGCTGGACGTGACCCGCCACGAAACCCGGCTGCACCGCCAGCGCAACGACGAACTGGAGGCGCTCGTGCAGGCCCGCACGCAGGAACTGCGCCGCAGCCAGCGGGCGGTGATCGACCTGCTCGCCAGCGCCGCCGAATTCCGCGACGCCCCGCTGGGCCCCCATACCCGCTGGGTGGGCGACGCCACCACCGCCGTGGCCCTGCACCTGGGCTGCGCGCCGGCCCACGCCGAGGAACTCGGGCTCGCCGCGCGCCTGCACGACGTGGGCAAGATCGGCATTCCCGACGCCATCCTCCTCAAGGCCGGCCCCCTCACCCCGCAGGAACGCGAGACCATCGCCAGTCACACCAGGCTGGGCTCGCAACTGCTCACCCAGCCCGGCGCGGCCGACGGCGGGCCGCTGCTGCGCCTCGCCGCGCAGATCGCCCTGTCCCACCACGAATGCTGGGACGGCAGCGGCTACCCGCACGCCCTGCGCGGCCCCGATATCCCCCTGGGCGGGCGGATCGTGCGGGTCGTGGACACCTTCGACGCCCTGGTCAGCGCCCGCCCCTACAAACCCGCCTGGACGGACGCCGAGGCCCTGAGTCACCTGCGCCAGCACGCGGGCACCCTGTTCGATCCGGCGTGCGTGCAGGCCCTGGGCGACCTGCACGCACGCGGCGGGCTGCCCGCCCGCGACGGCACCTGA
- a CDS encoding RNA 2'-phosphotransferase: MTDRALSRRLSYLLRHAPHEAGLTLAPGGWVPLAPLLTHLNVTRAQVEAAVTHCDKQRFSLRGDHIRANQGHSVPVDLQLEPATPPALLYHGTHPAALEAIRREGLRPMNRHHVHLSGDPDTARRVGARRGSPVILTIRAGELHAAGLTFFVSENGVWLVDCVPPAYIGGA; encoded by the coding sequence ATGACCGACCGCGCCCTCTCCAGACGCCTGTCGTACCTGCTGCGTCACGCCCCGCACGAGGCCGGACTGACCCTCGCGCCGGGCGGCTGGGTGCCCCTCGCGCCACTGCTCACGCACCTGAACGTCACCCGCGCGCAGGTCGAAGCCGCCGTGACTCACTGCGACAAACAGCGCTTCAGTCTGCGCGGCGACCACATCCGCGCGAACCAGGGGCATAGCGTCCCCGTTGACCTGCAACTCGAACCGGCCACGCCGCCCGCGCTGTTGTACCACGGCACGCACCCCGCGGCGCTGGAGGCCATCCGCCGTGAGGGCCTGCGCCCCATGAACCGCCACCACGTCCACCTCTCCGGCGACCCCGACACCGCCCGGCGGGTCGGCGCGCGGCGCGGCTCCCCCGTCATCCTCACCATCCGCGCAGGGGAGCTGCACGCCGCTGGACTGACGTTCTTCGTCAGCGAGAACGGCGTGTGGCTGGTGGACTGCGTGCCGCCCGCGTACATCGGCGGTGCATAA
- a CDS encoding methylglyoxal synthase, with product MAPNPSRQVALIAHDKKKLELALFALNHRAVLGQFHLVATGTTGGILEKQTGLQVERVLSGPLGGDQQIGARLAEERVLAVFFFRDPLTAQPHEPDVSALVRLCDVHDIPLATNPASAEALMLWLREQLDP from the coding sequence ATGGCACCCAACCCCAGCCGTCAGGTGGCACTGATCGCCCACGACAAGAAGAAACTCGAACTGGCCCTGTTCGCGCTGAACCACCGCGCCGTACTGGGCCAGTTTCATCTGGTCGCCACCGGTACCACCGGCGGCATTCTGGAAAAACAGACCGGCCTCCAGGTCGAGCGGGTGCTGTCCGGCCCGCTGGGCGGCGACCAGCAGATCGGCGCCCGGCTGGCCGAGGAACGCGTGCTGGCCGTATTCTTCTTCCGCGACCCCCTGACCGCCCAGCCGCACGAGCCCGACGTGAGCGCCCTGGTGCGCCTGTGCGACGTGCACGACATCCCGCTGGCGACCAATCCGGCCAGCGCCGAGGCGCTGATGCTGTGGCTGCGGGAACAGCTGGACCCCTGA